The following is a genomic window from Opitutus sp. GAS368.
GGTTTCGACAATGACGACAAGACCACGATCCTCCAGGTCGTGCGCAACCCGAGCTGGGTGCTGCCCTACGTCTCCTGCATCATGATGGGCCTCGGCCTGCTCATCCAGTTCGGTTTCCACCTCACCGGCTTCATGCGCAAGCGGAGCCAGAGCTGAGTTTACACCAAGATCGCAAAGATCGCTGAGCAATGCATCCGAACTACTCCAAGGCCAATACCCTTTCCGCCAAGGTCATTGGTGCGGCTATTGAGGTGCATCGGCACAAAGGGCCGGGTTTGATCGAAAGCATCTATGAACGATGTCTCGTCCATGAACTCCAGTTGCAAAAAATCGCCTCGGTCAGCCAGCTCCTGGTGCCCATCGAATACAAGGGATTGGTTTTCGAGGAGCCGCTTCGCTTGGACGTCTATGTTGAGGGCTGCCTGATTGTGGAAAACAAGGTCGTCGAGAAAATCCTGCCCATCCACAAAGCACAGCTCTTGTCCTACATGAAGCTGCTGGATGCGCCACTCGGCCTTCTGATCAATTACCATGAACCTCTGCTGAAAGATGGCGTCGTGCGCTTGATCCTTCCCGGTGCCGATCAACCCTGAACCCTTTGCTGTCTTTGCGTCCTTGGTGTAAATAATGAAAC
Proteins encoded in this region:
- a CDS encoding GxxExxY protein, which codes for MHPNYSKANTLSAKVIGAAIEVHRHKGPGLIESIYERCLVHELQLQKIASVSQLLVPIEYKGLVFEEPLRLDVYVEGCLIVENKVVEKILPIHKAQLLSYMKLLDAPLGLLINYHEPLLKDGVVRLILPGADQP